In Kitasatospora sp. NBC_00240, the following are encoded in one genomic region:
- a CDS encoding IucA/IucC family protein gives MPRPESPAPQGAALSTALTGAPTALPYLPHQAAAEEAGVEAAHPDGSGPQRAAPERAGTERAGAEARARARGAAQPDRLLHQDPAVAAEQAALEALLRCWTRETGARPGPDGLLRIDVLGGAARLTVPVRHWSACGWHRFDAATLAGAGAAEAAAAGPESPAAAGEPGRPVPDGAPVDAVTAAALLAAAAADRPDPGRIADLAARVADSVTRTADILAHRRQAADPAARPASPFLAAEQDLLLGHPLHPTPKSRDGLGPAQSAAYSPELRGSFQLHWYAVDRELLAAGSALTSTAEQLTESLLATPGLLPPGTAALPLHPWQARELALRPAVAALLADGRLHDLGPHGAPWYPTSSVRTVCRPGTPWMLKLSLGLRITNSRRENLRKELHRGLEVHRLLESGLGEEWRAAHPGFDIVRDPAWIGVDLPAAGGRSGPADPSGLDTVLRQQPFGPEQRALCVAGLVAEQPLGGDGPVRSRLGDVLRALSARCGRPLRTVATEWFLRYLDAVVLPVLWLDGRAGIALEAHQQNSLVLLDAAGWPVGGRYRDNQGYYFRDSYAERLHARLPGLGEASDTFVADATADERFAYYLGINHVLGLIGALGSQRLADEQVLLAALRRFLAGPRAAATGSALPAHLLEAATLRCKANLLTRLNGLDELVGPVETQSVYVDIANPVAAA, from the coding sequence ATGCCGCGTCCGGAGTCCCCCGCGCCCCAAGGAGCAGCCTTGAGCACCGCCCTCACCGGAGCCCCGACCGCACTTCCGTACCTGCCCCATCAGGCAGCGGCGGAAGAGGCCGGGGTGGAAGCGGCCCATCCGGACGGGAGCGGTCCGCAGCGGGCGGCGCCCGAGCGGGCGGGCACGGAGCGGGCCGGCGCCGAAGCCCGTGCACGCGCAAGAGGGGCGGCGCAGCCGGACCGGCTGCTGCACCAGGACCCGGCCGTCGCCGCCGAGCAGGCCGCGCTGGAGGCCCTGCTGCGCTGCTGGACCCGGGAGACCGGCGCCCGCCCCGGCCCCGACGGCCTGCTGCGGATCGACGTCCTCGGCGGCGCCGCCCGGCTGACCGTCCCGGTCCGGCACTGGTCGGCCTGCGGCTGGCACCGGTTCGACGCCGCGACCCTCGCCGGTGCGGGCGCCGCCGAGGCCGCCGCGGCCGGACCGGAAAGCCCCGCCGCTGCCGGGGAGCCCGGCCGGCCCGTCCCGGACGGGGCCCCCGTCGACGCCGTCACGGCCGCCGCGCTGCTCGCCGCGGCCGCCGCCGACCGCCCCGACCCCGGCCGGATCGCCGACCTCGCCGCCCGGGTCGCCGACTCGGTGACCCGCACCGCCGACATCCTGGCCCACCGCCGGCAGGCCGCCGACCCCGCCGCCCGGCCCGCTTCGCCCTTCCTGGCCGCCGAGCAGGACCTGCTGCTCGGCCACCCGCTGCACCCGACCCCGAAGAGCCGCGACGGACTCGGCCCGGCCCAGAGCGCCGCCTACTCGCCGGAGCTGCGCGGCTCCTTCCAACTGCACTGGTACGCCGTCGACCGCGAGCTGCTCGCCGCCGGCTCCGCGCTGACCAGCACCGCCGAACAGCTCACCGAGAGCCTGCTGGCCACCCCCGGGCTGCTCCCGCCCGGCACCGCCGCCCTCCCGCTGCACCCCTGGCAGGCCCGCGAGCTGGCCCTGCGCCCGGCGGTCGCCGCGCTCCTCGCCGACGGCCGGCTGCACGACCTCGGCCCGCACGGCGCTCCCTGGTACCCGACCTCCTCGGTCCGTACCGTCTGCCGCCCCGGCACCCCCTGGATGCTCAAGCTCTCGCTCGGCCTGCGGATCACCAACTCCCGCCGGGAGAACCTCCGCAAGGAGCTCCACCGCGGCCTGGAGGTGCACCGGTTGTTGGAGAGCGGCCTCGGCGAGGAGTGGCGCGCCGCCCACCCGGGCTTCGACATCGTCCGGGACCCGGCCTGGATCGGGGTGGACCTGCCCGCCGCCGGGGGCCGGAGCGGCCCCGCCGACCCCAGCGGTCTGGACACCGTGCTGCGGCAGCAGCCCTTCGGCCCGGAGCAGCGCGCCCTCTGCGTGGCCGGTCTGGTGGCCGAGCAGCCGCTCGGCGGTGACGGGCCGGTCCGCAGCCGGCTGGGCGACGTGCTGCGGGCCCTGTCCGCGCGCTGCGGCCGTCCGCTCCGGACGGTGGCCACCGAGTGGTTCCTGCGCTACCTGGACGCCGTCGTGCTGCCGGTGCTCTGGCTGGACGGCCGGGCCGGCATCGCCCTGGAGGCCCACCAGCAGAACAGCCTCGTCCTGCTGGACGCCGCCGGCTGGCCGGTCGGCGGCCGCTACCGGGACAACCAGGGCTACTACTTCCGCGACTCGTACGCCGAGCGGCTGCACGCCCGGCTGCCCGGCCTCGGCGAGGCCAGCGACACCTTCGTCGCGGACGCCACCGCCGACGAGCGCTTCGCCTACTACCTGGGCATCAACCACGTGCTGGGCCTGATCGGCGCGCTCGGCTCCCAGCGGCTCGCCGACGAGCAGGTCCTGCTGGCCGCCCTGCGGCGCTTCCTGGCCGGTCCCCGGGCCGCCGCCACCGGCTCCGCGCTGCCCGCCCACCTGCTGGAGGCAGCCACCCTGCGCTGCAAGGCGAACCTGCTCACCAGGCTGAACGGCCTGGACGAACTGGTCGGCCCGGTCGAGACCCAGTCGGTGTACGTGGACATCGCCAACCCGGTGGCCGCCGCGTGA